One segment of Prionailurus bengalensis isolate Pbe53 chromosome X, Fcat_Pben_1.1_paternal_pri, whole genome shotgun sequence DNA contains the following:
- the MAGEB17 gene encoding LOW QUALITY PROTEIN: melanoma-associated antigen B17 (The sequence of the model RefSeq protein was modified relative to this genomic sequence to represent the inferred CDS: substituted 1 base at 1 genomic stop codon), translating to MPXGQKSKLRAREKRQKARSESQGLAGAQATAAVVESPSSPLPVSEGAPPHPPAAGSPQKSPRARSASGPAEAISGSSSDERAKSQGEESPGLSHAPPSSESALRDHLSKEVGLLVQFLLHKYKVREPITKAEMLQIISEEHQEQFPEILRKTTERMELVFGLDLKEVDPSSQSYAFVRKGDLPVEGRLSDGVGFPKNGLLMPLLSVIFMNDNRATEEEMWEFLNVLGVYAGRRHPLFGEPRKLITRDLVQEKYLEYHQVPDSDPLRYEFLWGPRAHTETSKMKVLEYLAKASDTVPRAFQAHYEEALRDEEERAQARAAARALSSSTSQP from the coding sequence ATGCCTTGAGGTCAGAAGAGTAAGCTCCGTGCCCGTGAGAAACGCCAAAAGGCCCGAAGTGAGAGCCAGGGTCTCGCGGGAGCTCAGGCCACTGCAGCAGTGGTAgagtctccctcctcccccttgccTGTTTCTGAGGGTGCTCCCCCGCACCCCCCTGCAGCAGGTTCTCCCCAGAAGTCTCCCAGGGCCCGGTCTGCCAGCGGCCCTGCTGAAGCCATTTCGGGCTCCAGTTCTGATGAACGTGCCAAGAGCCAAGGGGAGGAAAGCCCAGGTTTGTCCCACGCCCCGCCTTCCTCTGAAAGCGCTCTCAGAGATCATCTGAGCAAAGAGGTGGGCCTGTTGGTGCAATTTCTGCTGCACAAGTATAAAGTGAGAGAACCCATTACAAAGGCAGAAATGCTGCAGATTATCAGCGAAGAGCACCAGGAGCAATTCCCCGAGATCCTCCGGAAGACCACTGAGCGCATGGAGCTGGTCTTTGGCCTTGACCTGAAGGAGGTTGACCCCAGCAGTCAGTCTTATGCCTTTGTTAGGAAAGGGGATCTTCCCGTCGAAGGGCGTCTGAGCGATGGCGTGGGCTTTCCCAAGAATGGGCTCCTGATGCCCCTCCTGAGTGTGATCTTCATGAATGACAACCGTGCCACCGAGGAAGAGATGTGGGAATTCCTGAATGTGTTGGGGGTCTATGCTGGGAGGAGGCACCCGCTCTTTGGGGAGCCCAGGAAGCTCATCACCAGAGATCTGGTGCAGGAAAAGTACCTGGAGTACCACCAGGTGCCCGACAGTGATCCTCTTCGCTATGAGTTCCTGTGGGGTCCGAGGGCCCACACTGAAACCAGCAAGATGAAGGTCCTAGAGTATTTGGCCAAAGCCAGCGATACTGTCCCCAGGGCCTTCCAGGCCCATTATGAGGAAGCTCTGCgagatgaggaagagagagccCAGGCCAGAGCTGCCGCCAGGGCCTTGTCCAGCAGCACTTCTCAGCCCTAG